Part of the Marinobacterium rhizophilum genome is shown below.
CGTGGCCCACAGCCTGGATATTGCCGCCTACGCCGAACGCGTGGAACGCCCCAGCCAGCTGACCCAGCTGTTGCGCCTCAAGATCGATGCAACCCAGGGCTTCCTGCACGGCACACCCGGAGCACTCGAATAAGCCGGCAGCGGACCCCGCCTTGTGACAACGCAAAAAAAAGTGCTGCAATCGCAGCACCTTTTTTATAACCAGCTTGAAGCGGACGCCTAGTCCTGCGCCCCTTAGCTGAATGCGCGCAACCAGCGCTCAAACCCGCCCGCATCCATGGCGCCGGCCTGGCGCCCCAGCTCCCGCCCACCCTTGAGCACCAGCAAGGTCGGTATACTGCGCACGGCAAAGCGCTGCGCCAGTTCAGGCAGTTTTTCGGTATCCACCTTAATAAAGCGGCAATGCGGCTCCAGCCGCGTCGCAGTCGCCGCAAACACCGGTGCCATCATTTTGCAGGGCCCGCACCAGGACGCCCAGAAATCGACGACCACCGGAATATCGGACCGACCTGCCAGCTTGTCAAAAGCCGCGGCAGACGTGATTTCGACCGGCGCACCCACAAAGAGCGCCTCCTTGCAGCGACCGCAACGCGGCGCCTCAACCAGGCGCTGCGCCGGCAGCCGATTGGTCACCAAACAGTGGGGGCAGCAGATATTCAACGATTCGGACACGACACAGGACCCAGACAGACAGTTAACCACCAGGCCGGACCTGGCACCGGGATTTAAATCGCCGCCAGACCAGGCGTAGCCGATGGCGATCAAGCAGGCCTAACGACCCTTTAGGTTGACCAGCTGCTCGAGCTTGTTGGTCAGACGATCGGATTTCTCCTTTTCCGCCTGCTCCTTGCGTTGCTGCTGATCACGCTCACGCCGCTGACGGTTGATTTCCTTCAGCTTGCCCTTGGCGTGTTCGGCTTCCTGCTCGGACACTTCACCGGCTGCTTCCCCCGCCAGGTCGATGCGGGCAGCGCCGGCCTGCAGGCTGCGGTAGTAAGACAGGGTACGGACATAGGAGGCCAGTGCCCGCTTGATCTTGTTCTTGGCGATTTTCTCATCCGCCAGCAGGTCTTCCTGAATGCCGATCTTGAGCGGCCGCACGCCGGTGCGGCTGAACGTCTTGGGGTAGGTTTCCATCAACAGCTTGAGCGCTGCCTGGTTCGCGACCCGGTTCTTGGAACGGGACTTGGTATTCTCGGTGCTTGCCGTATTTGCGGTACTTGCCACGTCGTTCACGATTACGCTCTCGGACTGTTGCTTCGGGGTGTCGACGCGAATCTGTTCGCGCTGTTCAAGCAATTGATCCAGCTCACCGAGCAACTGCTCGGTCCGCTCGACCACTACATTTACATTATCGTTCATCGGGCTCAGCCGGCTCCCTTGCGTATCAGGTATCGGTACTGCTCATTTTCCACTTCCTGGCCAAGTAGCTCGTGGCCCAGAAAGGTACAGAACTTGGGGATATCGCGCTGCGTGGATGGGTCCGTCGCTAGCACTTCGAGGACCTGTCCGGCCTGCAGCTCGCGCACCCGGGTATGCAGCAGCATCACCGGCTCCGGACAGAAGAGTCCACAGGCATCCATCACCTGATCGGGTTTTACATTGCCCATTTTTTCACCAGTTGCTCTGGAACGCGGCCATTGTCGCAAATATGGCTGCGCAGAGAAAGCCACAGGGGCATTGCGATCGGTCGGAAATTCATTACGCTTAAAACATGTGTCATGCCACTGCCAGCAAGGAGCACCACCATGATTCGAGTCCTGATTGAACGCCATATCGCCGACGACCTTGCCGAGCACTACGAAAAGGCCGCCCGCGCCACACTCACCGAAGCCATGCAGGCTCACGGTTTTATCTCCGGTGAAGCGTTGCACAACAGCCAGAACCCCAACCACCGCGTGGTGCTGGCCTGCTACCGCTCCATTCAGGACTGGCAGCGCTGGGCCCGCTCCCCCGAACGCCAGGAAGCCATGGCGGCGATCAACCCCATGCTCACCTGCGAAGAAAAAATTACCCTGCTGGAGCACTGATTCCAGATCCTGACAGGATCGACCTCAGAGCGCGGCAACCCTGGCAAACACCGTTGCCAGATGCTGCGCCTGGGTAAAACCCGACGCCTTGCGGGGTTTCAGGTCATGATCACCGTCCTCGAGCCAGTGGAGCTGCACCTGGGGTGACAGATCGTAGGTTTCAACCTGCTGCCGACTCCCCAGTGCATCCCGCGTACCCTGAAATACATGCACAGGCCTGTTCAGCCGCGCCAGGTGTTCAGTCCGCGGTTGCTGTGGCTTTTTTGCGGCATAGAACGGATAACCAAGCACCAGGGCGCCACGTACGTATTC
Proteins encoded:
- the trxC gene encoding thioredoxin TrxC produces the protein MSESLNICCPHCLVTNRLPAQRLVEAPRCGRCKEALFVGAPVEITSAAAFDKLAGRSDIPVVVDFWASWCGPCKMMAPVFAATATRLEPHCRFIKVDTEKLPELAQRFAVRSIPTLLVLKGGRELGRQAGAMDAGGFERWLRAFS
- a CDS encoding ProQ/FINO family protein — its product is MNDNVNVVVERTEQLLGELDQLLEQREQIRVDTPKQQSESVIVNDVASTANTASTENTKSRSKNRVANQAALKLLMETYPKTFSRTGVRPLKIGIQEDLLADEKIAKNKIKRALASYVRTLSYYRSLQAGAARIDLAGEAAGEVSEQEAEHAKGKLKEINRQRRERDQQQRKEQAEKEKSDRLTNKLEQLVNLKGR
- the tusA gene encoding sulfurtransferase TusA, translating into MGNVKPDQVMDACGLFCPEPVMLLHTRVRELQAGQVLEVLATDPSTQRDIPKFCTFLGHELLGQEVENEQYRYLIRKGAG
- a CDS encoding antibiotic biosynthesis monooxygenase family protein gives rise to the protein MIRVLIERHIADDLAEHYEKAARATLTEAMQAHGFISGEALHNSQNPNHRVVLACYRSIQDWQRWARSPERQEAMAAINPMLTCEEKITLLEH